A window of the Henckelia pumila isolate YLH828 chromosome 3, ASM3356847v2, whole genome shotgun sequence genome harbors these coding sequences:
- the LOC140889221 gene encoding uncharacterized protein, which produces MVQQMTVAVEMIRKRIKAAPDRLACYANTHRRPIHFEVGEHVFLRVSPFWKVMRFGLKGKLSPRFIGSFEILQKYVADESYILHPTEVQLDQDLSYVEKPLRIIDRKDKVLRNKLIPLVMV; this is translated from the exons ATGGTTCAGCAGATGACCGTTGCAGTGGAGATGATCCGTAAGAGGATTAAGGCAGCCCCGGATCGACTGGCTTGCTATGCTAACACTCACCGTAGACCAAtacattttgaggtaggggaacaTGTGTTCCTGCGAGTGTCACCATtttggaaggtgatgagatttggactcaagggcaagttgtctccgagATTTATTGGTTCTTTTGAGATTCTTCAGAAG tacgtggcggatgagtcttACATCTTGCATCCGACTGAGGTTCAATTGGATCAGGATCTGTCCTACGTGGAGAAACCTCTCAGAATTATTGataggaaggacaaggtgcttcgcAACAAGCTTATACCTCTAGTGATGGTGTAG